The Chitinophaga flava genome has a segment encoding these proteins:
- a CDS encoding TonB-dependent receptor has protein sequence MRFSFMSGVMAQSSTGHIKGIITTSEGEPAAFVSVRIEQHNRGTVTDSKGDFAFRRLEPGKYVLQVSLLGYEPVAETVTINNNQTATVKIRLQVSKTQLSEVTIVGGKNKLANKESDYIARLPIKNLENPQVYNVVGKELMKEQVITNFDDALKNAPGVSRLWSSTGRGGDGAGYFSMRGFAVQPTMVNGIAGISNGSPDPADIERVETIKGPSGTLFGSSLISFGGLINIVTKKPYDVFGGEISYTGGSYGLNRITADINTPLNKDKSVILRTNAAYHSESSFQDAGFKRSWFLAPSLSYRVNDRLSFLMNTEFYTNESTNPTIVFLNRRRQLIARTPAQLGMDFTRSFTSNDITMKSPSMNLFGQATYKISDKWTSQTNVSRSVRRSNGYYSYVMFLDQGDNNVQKPNDTLLSRYLTHQNSTTTATDIQQNFIGDFRIGGLRNRIVAGLDFLSLSTNNDNSPYVLFDMVSAVNKRDPRYAQLNKAAVDARLAQATSGQVKNTTTNYTYSAYVSDVLNITDQLIAMASLRVDHFVSKPTQDFVAGQKDEDNYSQTTVSPKFGLIYQVVKDKVSLFANYMNGFQNLAPITQPLPELSGNLKPQQANQFEGGVKLDLLQNKLTMTASYYNILVTNMTRGATIEKNGTQYNYTLQDGSQRSKGVEVDLIANPLPGLNIVAGYGYNNSKMEKADSSVLDRRPVSAGPEHLANWWISYTATSGKLHGLGIGFGGNYASENLPVNSKATGTFTLPSYTVLNAGIFYQVNAYRLALKLDNITNKEYYSGWTTIERMMPRRFSASVAFKF, from the coding sequence ATGCGCTTTAGCTTTATGTCTGGTGTAATGGCTCAGAGCAGCACCGGCCACATAAAAGGAATTATAACCACCAGCGAAGGAGAGCCCGCCGCTTTTGTGAGTGTCAGGATAGAACAGCATAATCGTGGCACCGTTACCGATAGTAAAGGAGACTTTGCCTTTCGCCGGCTGGAGCCCGGCAAATATGTACTGCAGGTATCACTGCTGGGATATGAGCCTGTAGCGGAAACAGTGACCATTAATAACAATCAGACTGCTACCGTGAAAATCCGGTTACAGGTGTCAAAAACACAATTATCGGAAGTAACCATTGTAGGCGGAAAAAACAAACTGGCCAACAAAGAGAGCGATTATATTGCACGCCTCCCGATTAAAAACCTGGAGAACCCGCAGGTATACAATGTGGTGGGAAAAGAACTGATGAAAGAACAGGTGATCACCAATTTTGATGATGCCTTAAAAAACGCGCCAGGTGTTTCCAGGCTATGGTCTTCTACCGGCCGTGGTGGCGATGGCGCCGGTTATTTCTCCATGCGCGGCTTTGCGGTACAACCTACTATGGTAAACGGCATCGCGGGTATCTCTAATGGCAGTCCCGACCCCGCCGATATAGAACGTGTTGAAACTATCAAAGGCCCTTCCGGCACACTGTTTGGCAGCAGCCTGATCTCTTTCGGTGGTCTGATCAACATCGTCACTAAAAAACCCTATGATGTTTTTGGTGGCGAAATCAGCTATACAGGCGGCAGCTATGGCCTCAACCGTATCACCGCAGATATCAATACCCCGCTGAACAAGGACAAATCAGTCATACTACGCACCAATGCTGCTTATCATTCAGAAAGCAGCTTTCAGGATGCCGGCTTCAAACGCTCCTGGTTCCTCGCTCCCAGCCTCTCCTACCGGGTCAACGATCGCCTCTCCTTTCTCATGAACACGGAGTTCTATACCAACGAAAGCACCAACCCTACCATAGTGTTTCTCAACCGTCGCCGGCAACTCATAGCCAGAACACCGGCACAGCTGGGCATGGACTTTACCCGCTCCTTCACCAGCAATGATATCACCATGAAATCCCCCAGTATGAACCTCTTCGGGCAGGCCACCTACAAAATCTCCGATAAGTGGACCTCCCAAACCAATGTGTCAAGAAGTGTACGCCGCAGCAACGGCTACTACTCTTACGTAATGTTCCTGGACCAGGGTGATAATAATGTGCAGAAGCCCAATGATACCCTCCTGAGCAGATACCTTACCCACCAGAACTCCACCACTACGGCAACGGATATACAACAGAATTTTATCGGAGACTTCAGAATTGGCGGACTGCGCAACCGTATTGTGGCAGGGCTGGACTTCCTCAGCCTGTCTACCAACAATGACAACTCACCTTATGTCCTGTTTGACATGGTCAGTGCTGTCAACAAACGTGATCCCCGCTACGCACAGCTCAACAAGGCCGCTGTGGATGCACGGCTGGCACAGGCCACTTCCGGACAGGTTAAAAATACCACCACTAACTATACCTACAGCGCGTATGTGTCTGATGTGCTCAATATCACAGATCAGTTGATAGCCATGGCCAGCTTACGTGTAGATCATTTTGTCAGTAAACCTACCCAGGACTTTGTTGCCGGACAGAAGGACGAAGACAATTACAGTCAAACCACTGTGTCTCCTAAATTCGGTTTGATCTATCAGGTGGTAAAAGATAAAGTAAGCCTCTTTGCCAACTATATGAACGGCTTTCAGAACCTGGCTCCTATAACCCAGCCACTGCCCGAGCTCAGCGGCAACCTCAAACCACAGCAGGCCAATCAGTTTGAAGGCGGTGTAAAACTCGATCTGCTTCAGAACAAACTGACTATGACGGCCAGCTATTACAACATTCTGGTGACGAATATGACCAGAGGCGCTACCATTGAGAAAAACGGTACCCAATATAACTACACCCTCCAGGATGGTTCCCAGCGCAGCAAGGGCGTGGAAGTAGACCTGATCGCCAATCCGCTGCCAGGACTTAATATCGTGGCTGGTTATGGCTATAACAACAGTAAAATGGAAAAGGCTGATTCCAGCGTGCTGGACCGCCGGCCTGTCAGTGCAGGTCCGGAGCATCTGGCCAACTGGTGGATCAGTTATACAGCTACCAGCGGTAAACTGCATGGCCTCGGCATCGGTTTCGGCGGCAACTATGCCAGCGAAAACCTTCCTGTCAACAGTAAAGCAACCGGTACTTTCACGCTGCCCTCCTATACAGTACTGAATGCCGGCATCTTTTACCAGGTGAATGCTTACCGGCTGGCCCTCAAGCTGGACAATATCACCAACAAGGAATATTACAGCGGATGGACTACCATAGAAAGAATGATGCCCCGCCGCTTTTCTGCCAGCGTGGCGTTTAAATTCTGA